The nucleotide sequence ttaccttcccgccagagtggtacctatttatctatttgcactttgatgtgctttcgaactgctaggttggcaggagaagggaccgagcaatgggagctcaccccatcatggggattcgaaccactcagcaagtcctaggcactgtggtttaacccacagcaccacccgcatccttaaaatgtagtataaacaccaacaactgggaaacactggcctgcgagcgctccaattggagaacagcttttaccaaaggtgtcatgggctttgaagatgctcaaactcaggacgcaagggagaaacgtgctaagaggaaggcacgcttggcaaaccctcaccatgatcaactcctgccgagaaaccaatgtccccactgtggaaggacgtgtggatccagaactggcctccacagtcacttacagtctcactgttaagactgtgttcatggaagacaatcttacttagctacgagtgatcgccaaagaagaagactcccAAGCACGTAGTGGAAGCAGGAAGCAGATGAAATAACCAAGCAGAAGCTGATTGTGGCAGGTGAAATTTGCACAGtataggtgtttgtttgctttttaaatgactggagggtgggtgggtgcgggTGCCTGGTCCCTGCAGCCCATTACCTCCCTCTCctgatgtctctcccccccccccccgtcctttcTGGTCTTGCACCCACCCCTTTAAAACTCACCGCCCTTCCAGAGATGCAGCAGAAATATATCCAGAGCAAAACTGTTTTGCAGATCAGTCAAACAACGCAGTGCAAACCGAGGCTGGGGATTCAAAAAACAGGTTCCCTCCTGGAGAAGGTGGAGCAGGAAGGAGACTGGAGGGTTTCCCATTCTCCACcccccagccacacacacacacacagagacacactttTAAGAAAGGAAAACCCACAGATTTCCGGCCCTTCTCTAGCAACTACAGCCTCTGTTGACTTAACTCTTTGCAGCATCCCAAGAGCTCAGTTTAAAAGGATCAAGGAGCTTGGCAGGGCCGGGAGAAGGAGGAGCTCTCTCTGCCAGccagagttttatttatttgttgcatttatatccctgaATTTGTTGCATTTAGACTCTTTCCAGCCACACGCCCTGTCATAGACTGGCCTGCTGCTTTACAGTGCTGGGCTTTAATTGTTGCTGTcacgggcatagccagggggggcaataaaaatcaatagcaagctcaggttctgccccccccaacaaaaggcaaTGCAGGAATTAAATAAACACTAGTTCTTTTAAATCGCCAATGAACAAGCTTAGCAATGCAATTTTAGGACCACCCAGTACCATCCGGCCTGTTCTTAGTTCATCATGAACTTCCGAATAAGACCGAACCTTCTCGCAGAGgcagtgtggggtagtggttagagcagggttcagcaaactttttaagcagggggccggtccactgtccctcagaccttgtggggggccggactatattttgaaggggggggggggaaatgaacaaatttctatgccccacaaaaacacgctgattcctggaccatccgggGGCCAAactaagaaggcgattgggccgcatccggcccccgggccttagtttgcctacccatgctgtatgcccctttgagctccttagagaagaAGGTGGGGGGAATGCAATTTGTCATTGTTATGCTTTTACAtgtgttggaaaccgcccagagttaCTGGgccaacccagccaaatgggtggggtataagcaaaattataaataaaattataatataaaattataaatatcTAGCAGTGCGCATCAAACCCAGCCCTTCCTGAGTTATGGGGGTTTCCACCATCCTCTCCCCTAAGGGATCTTGCGTCTTTCaagtggcaggcagaaattcagaggGCAAAGCTCTCCCCGGGCATGGAAATGCAATGCTGTGCCTGGCTGCACCTGTTAGATGTCTGCCTGCCACGCTGCTGCATAAAGGCCAGggctttgtttgttgtttaaGGAGTACCACCTGGCCTTGTGAGAGTGATGGTGGCTtgtcccagagagagagagagagagagagagagagagagatgtctgcAATAagggttaaaaaaataaagtgtCACCCAGGCAGTTCTCtgcttcctagagaggccaggaaagGCAGGAGGCTGCAAGGGAAGATcatctttcctcttcccttcaaTGCCCTGGCGAGGAATCCTTTCCTGTGTTTTGCCACAGAGGAAAACCAGAGCCTTGGCAGGACATTGCCCAGAgggtttgcagggcagcagctgctgcaaggAGCTGGTGAGTTGGAGGAAGGAGAATGGGGGGatctttgtggggaggggggaggaggtttCACTGGGGTTGGAGAGGaaaagaaacagctggagggaaagGGATTACTTTTGCTCTGTGCAAGGAGAGAGGGGCATTCTCCCCAAATGTGCCCGGAAAGAGAAAATTGTATTTACTGGTGCATTGGTGCTGCGCTGTTCCGTTTGAGCTGCTTTCGTTGGCATAATAGGGTGTGTGCAGTTCTGTCATAAGGCAGAAAGGCAAATGGTCAAATATTTTGGCAGGCGGACAAAACCAATctgatcaataaaaaaaaaatgtttctatgccactaaaaaatatcaaagtggtttacaacaaatgagtacacacaaacacacactaaaGAAACATGTAAAAATGAAAACCCAAGATCATCCGCTAACTATTTTTAGTAGCCTGCATAACTCTGGCAGCGTGGGAAAGTTCGCAGCAGACTTTTAAAGATTAAAGAGAAGGCATCCATTGGGTCTCTACTGAGCCTTCCATAAGATTGGGCCAATCActaatttttattattagctACATTTGCATAccatagatctcagggaggttcacagcattgaaatacaagataaaaacacaaatgcataataaaaacaagaacaaagcaaACTAATAACCCCCTGCCCTCCTAATTTACACTTCCTGGAAATAATATGTGACCAAAAACACCGggatccttcaaaatgtgcacttatcCGAAATTTGCAGTGCCATTCCCCAGTCGAAAGGATGTGTATGAAACTGAATATATTTGTGAGACATAGAATATAGCAAAAATGTGTCCCTTTTGTGAAAGTCGCTTGccaaaaatgtacatattaggcAAAAATACATAGAAAGAGGTTTATTTTAGGTAAAATGGGCACTAACAAAGTTTCATAAggaacgtttttttaaaaaaggaaattgccAAAGGAATCCCTTTCCGGCACGACAATGGACGCCAAAATATTGTCATGCTTTCTCATCAGGCAAAAAACAAAGAGGTGCGAACCTTGGAAATGTGAAGAGGGTGCAGCGCATGCTGCCTCGCATCTTGAAACATGAGTGGCAGTGGCCTGAACCCGTGAAAAAGGTGGCAAAATTGCAGTGAGAAACACCACCAGGTTGAGGGGGATGCAAACAGATTTCTTTGGGAATCAAACAACACGGAAACGAGTGCTAAACTTGTGCCATATGCCATTGCATTGCAGCTCAAATATTATGCACAAAATAACAGGGAAATGTGgcatgcgggtggcgctctgttaaaccacagagcctaggacttgccgatcagaaggttggcggttcgaatccccgtgacggggtgagctcccgttgctcgatccctgctcctgtcaacctagcagttcgaaagcacatcagagtgcaagtagataaataggtaacgctctggcgggaaggtaaacggcatttccgtgtgctgctctagttcgttagaagcggcttagtcatgctggccacatgacccggaagctgtacgccggctccctcggccaataaagcgaaatgagtgccgcaaccccagagtcggccacgactggacctaatggtcaggggtctctttacctttaccttaacagggaaatggaataaactgcagcGTTCAGCCGAAAGCAGTCTGCTCCAAAAGTAACAGCAGTTTAACagctttttctccttctctcggTTATCTTCTTTCAGGGAGAAGGCCCAGTCGCCAGTCGAAAAGGCCCCCAACTTTTCTTTAGGTACCAGTTTGGCAAAAAGAGACTCCGATTCTCATGTTTGAGAACATGTTTCCCTCGGATGTGTGCTAAGCCCTGCGAGTTTGAGAGCCACGGCTGAGGGAAGGCCAAGACGAAATGGCCGCTGAGGAAGGAAGCTCCTCACCATCCCTGAGCCTGCAGTTCCGGGTTGCGCTCGGACAGCACGGCGGGATAAAAACAGAGGCCCAGGACCCTGCTGACGCCGACGCTCACGATATCCAGATGGTGTGCGTTGGCGAGCCTCATGGGTGGACTGCCTCGACCCATGTCAAGCCGGAACTGGAGGAGGTGCATTGGGAAACTCGAGAAAACGAGGTGTTCTTGAAGGCGAGGCCATCCCCTCGCTCAGGGTGGGGAAGCCTGCCGCTGTGTCAGGAGGCCCTGCCTTGGGACGGGGTCAAAGTGTTCCCCGCCTCCTTCGAGGGAGCGCTCACGACGTGCAAATGGCTGGCCAGAGAGTGGGGGTCTCTACAGAGGACACCCGCCTCCGAAATGGAAGGGCAGCAAGCGACTAGCACGCCAAACGGTGCCAGAGCGAGGCGGGGCAGCAGGAAAGGGAAGGCCGCTGTTCTTCTGAGCGGTGCGGTCGGGGCAGAGGCCCAGCGCCAGCAGTTCAGGCGTTTCTGCTACCAAGAGGCCGAGGGTCTGCACAACGCCTACGGCCAACTCCGGAGCCTGTGCCATCGGTGGCTGAAGCCGGAGAAGCACTCgaaggagcagatcctggagctggtgaTCTTGGaacagttcctggctgtcctgcCCCCGGAGATGCAGAGCTGGGTCAGGGAACGGGAGCCTGAGACCTGCGCCCACGTGATCGCCCTGGCTGAGGATTTCCTGCTAAGGCAACAAGAGGCAGAACAATTGGGGCAGGAGGTGACTGGGGCGGTGGCCGGCCTGAAGTTTGGGAGGTTCACATGGGAATTTGCTAGATTAGGTGGGGGGCGAGTGCCTGGATCTGTTGATAAACCAGAGTTTAACTTGAGTGGGTGGggcaaaggggggggagggagtgaaCTGGAAGTGTGGTATAGTGTGtagagcagtgtggtgtagtggttggactCTGGCCACATCCACAGTACACACTGTAgaatcctagaatggtagagtttgaagggaccacgtgggtcatctgtttccaccccctgcaatgcaggaatcttttgcccaacctggggctcgaacccatgacccggaggttaaaagtctcatgctgtacATTCAAAGCATATTCACCACACTtttcacagtcatggcttccccccaaagattcctgggagctgtagttttgccCCTCACAGAGGTCTAatgccatccaagctctgcttaaaaacctccaataataaagtccttcctgatgtttagtcggaatctcctttcttttaacttgaattcattggttcattgtggtgcccagaaacgGACATAGTGTTCCAGGTGTGCTCTGACAAaggcagaatgttgttgttgtttagtggtttagtcgtgtccgactatttgtgaccccatggaccagagcacgccaggcactcctgtcttccactgcctcccgcagaggtggccaaaatattggagcctcggcttcaggatctgtccttccagtgagcactcagggccgatttccttcagaatggagaggtttgatcttcttgcagtccatgggactctcaagagtctcctccagcaccataagtcaaaagcatccattcttcggcgctcagccttctttatggtccagctctcacttccatacatcactactgggaaaaccatagctttgactatacgggcctttgtcggcaaggtgatgtctctgctttttaagatgctgtctaggtttgtcactgaaaggcagaatagagccatcctattacttcccttgatctggacactagacttctgttggtgcagcctagaatagcatgagctttttttgctgctccgTCACAAACATTCCATTGCAATTTAACTTTATGAAATGACACATTTCTTAACAAAAATCAGGTGAAATTTCTCCCACACTGGTCTCCATGCCGCCTCTAGTGGATCCTTTCCCTGTCCCAGCTCTGACAGAAACCTTTCCGCTCTTCTTACAGGAGCTGGGACCCTTTGTGGAGGTGATGGTGAATTCTCCCGAGGGAGAGCAAGTTCCATCGGATGCTTGGCAGAGTCCACTCTTCAAGGAGATCAAGCAGAAGGGCGACAGAGATGCAGAAACAATCGGTATGGAGTCACTTAGCTAGCAGGagtggcaggagggagggggaggagctaataatatacctgaaggagcgtctccacccccatcgttcagcccagacactgaggtccagcaccgagggccttctggcggttccctcactgtgagaagtgaggttacagggaaccaggcagagggcctgcttgatagtggctcctgccctgtggaacaccctcccaccagatgtcaaggaaataaacaactatctgattttagaagacatctgaaggcagccctgtttagggaaatttttaatatttgatgttttatcgtcttttttatattctgttgggagctgagggaaacccaaccagatgggaagggtataatttttttttattattattattattattattattattattattattattattaaacttgtaAGCGAAAAGTAGGCCACACCACTAATTCAAAGCacttgtcatggcttcccccaaggaatcccgggaactgtagtatgTTAAAGGTGCCAAAAGTTGTtaagcgacacacacacacacacacacacacggctttattcccctcacagagctacagtttaacagtcaatcaatccctcttccacgggaactctgggaactgtagctctgagaggggaataggatgcctcctaacagctctcagtgcccttaaccacctacatttcccaggattctttgggggaggccattcagttgtaccttggttctcgatcggaatccgttccagaagtctgttcaacttctgaaaacgttcaaaaaccaaggcacaacttccgattggctgcaggagcttcctgcactcagttggaagccatgttggatgtttggcttccaaaaaacattcgcaaactagaacactcacttctgggtttgtggtgttcgggagccaaaatgtttgagtcacaaggcgttccagaaccaaggtacaactgtactgtttAATGTGGTATCATACTactttgaatgtacagtggtatgtcgggttacagacgcttcaggttacagatgcttcaggttacagattccgctaacccagaaatagtacctcaggttaagaactttgcttcaggaggagaacagaaatcgtccagcgacagcacagtggcagcgggaagccccattagctaaagtggtgcttcaggttaagaacagtttcaggttaagaacggacctccagaatgaattaagtacttaacctgaggtaccactgtataaggcggGGGAAAGTGACATTAGATGGGAAACCGCTTCAGTTTTTAAATTATTCTTAAGTGGCATCTAAATCTTattaaataaaactaaaaatgatttggccggggtgggtgggtgtcgatGACTCAACTGTGTCTTTTCCTTCAGACAGCCGTACGACGtcccaggaagaggaagaggtcgGGCAGCAAAGAGGTTCGGAGTTAGCGGAAGCACGCAGGATGTTCCTGGGCAAATCCGCCGGCCGCCTCACCCTGAGGTGCGAGAGCTTTGAGGAAGCTTGCGGATCGAAGCGGCAGCAGGAGTGGCTTCCCGCGGTGACATGGGAGGAGCCGTCGCACCGGTCGGAAGCCGACGGGCCTGTTCCCGAGGCGGCGCTCCACGACGTGGCGGTCAAGTACCTTTGCCCCGAGTGCGGCCGGAACTTCCAGCACAAATCGACCTTAATCCGCCACCAGAAGatgcacacgggcgagaagccccaCGTCTGCctggagtgcgggaagagcttccgcCGCAGGGACAAACTGATCCGCcaccagaggatccacacggggCAGAAACCCCACGAGTGCACcgagtgcgggaaaagcttccgCGAGAGGGGGAAGCTCACCAACCACCAGAGGATCCATACCGGCGAGAAGCCCTACGCCTGCCCGGCCTGCAAGAAGACCTACCGCTGGAAGGAGGAGTTTGTGAAGCACCTgaggatccacacgggcgagagGCCCTACGGGTGCGTGCTCTGCGGCAAGGCCTTCATCAGCAAGGCCCACCTGGTCTCCCACCACCGCAGCCACACCGGAGAGAAGCCGTACGAGTGCGCCGAGTGCCGCCGGCGGTTCTGCAGCAAGCAAAGCCTCGCCAAGCACCAACGGGTCCACGCGGAAGAGAACGCCTACGAGTGCCAGGACTGCGGGAAGGTCTTCCGCTATGTGTCGAACTTCGCCAAACACCAGAGACTCCACACGAGCGACAGGATCCTCTAGGGaggaataatcataataatttaatttttgtaccctgcccatctgaccaggttgcttcagccactctgggcagcttcccacagaatacagtggtacttcaggttacagacgcttcaggttacatacgcttcaggttacagactccgctaacccagaaatagtacctcgggttaagaagtttgcttcaggatgagaacagaaatcgtgcagtggcagcgggaggcaccattagctaaagtggtacctcaggttaagaacagtttcaggttaacaacggacctccagaacgaattaagtacttaacccgaggtaccactgtatgctaaaaCACCACAGGCCATCGTCGCACGTTAAAAGCTTTCCAATGCAGAGCTGGCTTCAGATCTCTATGGAAAGTCATAtaattatctccttggcatctgaggGCAGGATGCAtgagtgtagccaggatttatgttggggggcagaCACGCGCCTGTCATcctcctctgtctggctctgtccaACAGATTCGGAATGAAACGTCTCAACAACCGttcttttaaattactttcttttgaccctaAGTGCTCGGGGAAAATCTGTCAAAGCCTTCAGTCATTTGTAAGCTAGGaagttaaataaaaaattaacatcaTCGACTGAGGGCTTTCTGCTGTATAGAAACTTCCGGTTGTTTCTAGGCTGGCCCTGATGGTGCGCGCTCTCAGGAGAAGTGCTGGAAACGatgagaagcttccagaactgAGCTACCTGCAACGCGATTGGTCAGTTCACGGAAGCCATGCTGATCGCTCAGTTGGGTTGCCAGTTGGGTTGCTAGAATGCACCACATCATCCAAGTGACCTCAGCgagcatttcaatttcaaatattctgattcatttaattatttttatttatttacttgatggggggggggagctgccctgcCCCCTCAGCTACGCCCATAGgcgggcattccacaaggcagccGCCActgtcgagaaggccctctgcctgcttccctgtcgcttcacttctcgcagtgagggaaccgccagaagaccttcAGAGgaggaccttagtgtccgggctgaatgatggagttGGAGATGCTCCTCTAGGAACAATTATCGTTCCCTGATAAAAATCC is from Podarcis muralis chromosome 2, rPodMur119.hap1.1, whole genome shotgun sequence and encodes:
- the LOC114591034 gene encoding uncharacterized protein LOC114591034, producing MAAEEGSSSPSLSLQFRVALGQHGGIKTEAQDPADADAHDIQMVCVGEPHGWTASTHVKPELEEVHWETRENEVFLKARPSPRSGWGSLPLCQEALPWDGVKVFPASFEGALTTCKWLAREWGSLQRTPASEMEGQQATSTPNGARARRGSRKGKAAVLLSGAVGAEAQRQQFRRFCYQEAEGLHNAYGQLRSLCHRWLKPEKHSKEQILELVILEQFLAVLPPEMQSWVREREPETCAHVIALAEDFLLRQQEAEQLGQEELGPFVEVMVNSPEGEQVPSDAWQSPLFKEIKQKGDRDAETIDSRTTSQEEEEVGQQRGSELAEARRMFLGKSAGRLTLRCESFEEACGSKRQQEWLPAVTWEEPSHRSEADGPVPEAALHDVAVKYLCPECGRNFQHKSTLIRHQKMHTGEKPHVCLECGKSFRRRDKLIRHQRIHTGQKPHECTECGKSFRERGKLTNHQRIHTGEKPYACPACKKTYRWKEEFVKHLRIHTGERPYGCVLCGKAFISKAHLVSHHRSHTGEKPYECAECRRRFCSKQSLAKHQRVHAEENAYECQDCGKVFRYVSNFAKHQRLHTSDRIL